The proteins below are encoded in one region of Podarcis raffonei isolate rPodRaf1 chromosome 8, rPodRaf1.pri, whole genome shotgun sequence:
- the LOC128418969 gene encoding uncharacterized protein LOC128418969 isoform X2, which translates to MASPNKHRILPAQGIFLLWVALHFSTWTSCILAGERAGWLCTGKGKVPCREAPGAQAEEETDHWNFLPLSSMHLLKHKHGFSCSQGFCSTQETISRSRDFLGSHTKGFTNVLLPLSEPGPISGAPLVPSSSVNSTGMMNLTCQSFQCSGERCYHDEAHGNNTETCHNTTHCELFRLNTTSYTARCSSECGGINGTDMCMQNGTIRMNLCSMECCSSPNCLFLNATAYGDLPPTTTPAPTTTTTKAPPKNGKVCSSFTCHGEGCYKGQKHAAGCIVGFDFCEMKKTGPHFVAGCSKVCKTAGPPCSMGSKVPCYQECCPAMPKTSCLKLDGKVHFNGAKQVAALTPLLQLLVCAAVLSLNYALLF; encoded by the exons ATGGCAAGTCCCAACAAGCACCGGATTCTCCCAGCCCAGG gcatctttctCCTCTGGGTTGCTCTGCACTTCAGCACTTGGACCTCTTGTATACTGGCAGGTGAGAGGGCTGGCTGGCTATGTACTGGGAAGGGGAAGGTTCCATGTAGGGAGGCCCCTGGGGCACAGGCTGAGGAAGAGACAGACCATTGGAACTTCCTGCCACTTTCCTCTATGCACCTCCTGAAACATAAGCATGGCTTCAGTTGCAGTCAAGGCTTCTGCTCCACTCAGGAAACCATTAGCAGGAGCAGAGACTTCCTTGGCTCGCACACCAAGGGATTTACTAACGTCTTGCTTCCTCTTTCAGAGCCCGGGCCCATTTCAGGAGCACCCCTCGTCCCCAGCAGCTCAGTGAACAGCACAGGCATGATGAAC CTCACATGCCAGAGCTTCCAGTGTTCCGGGGAGCGATGCTACCATGACGAAGCTCATGGGAACAACACAGAGACCTgccacaacacaacacactgcGAG CTCTTCCGCCTCAACACTACCAGCTACACAGCCCGGTGCAGCAGTGAGTGTGGGGGAATCAACGGCACCGACATGTGCATGCAGAATGGCACCATCAGAATGAACTTGTGTTCAATGGAGTGCTGTAGCTCCCCAAACTGCCTGTTCCTCAACGCTACAGCCTACG GTGACCTGCCGCCCACCACAACGCCAGcgcccaccactaccaccaccaaagcaccccccaaaaat GGGAAAGTGTGCTCAAGCTTCACCTGCCATGGAGAAGGATGCTACAAGGGACAGAAGCATGCGGCCGGCTGCATCGTGGGCTTTGATTTTTGCGAG ATGAAGAAAACCGGCCCCCACTTTGTGGCTGGATGCAGCAAAGTCTGCAAAACGGCTGGCCCGCCATGCTCCATGGGGTCCAAGGTGCCCTGCTACCAGGAGTGCTGCCCGGCGATGCCCAAGACCAGCTGCCTGAAACTGGATGGCAAAGTGCACTTCAATGGGGCCAAGCAGGTGGCAGCCCTCACCCCCCTGCTCCAGCTGCTGGTGTGTGCAGCCGTCCTCAGCCTGAACTATGCTCTCCTGTTCTAG
- the LOC128418969 gene encoding uncharacterized protein LOC128418969 isoform X3 has protein sequence MRNAYTCSFPVAHSAGSYRIRSPWLEMASPNKHRILPAQGIFLLWVALHFSTWTSCILAEPGPISGAPLVPSSSVNSTGMMNLTCQSFQCSGERCYHDEAHGNNTETCHNTTHCELFRLNTTSYTARCSSECGGINGTDMCMQNGTIRMNLCSMECCSSPNCLFLNATAYGDLPPTTTPAPTTTTTKAPPKNGKVCSSFTCHGEGCYKGQKHAAGCIVGFDFCEMKKTGPHFVAGCSKVCKTAGPPCSMGSKVPCYQECCPAMPKTSCLKLDGKVHFNGAKQVAALTPLLQLLVCAAVLSLNYALLF, from the exons ATGAGAAATGCATACACATGTTCCTTCCCTGTTGCCCACTCTGCAGGGTCCTACAGGATTAGATCCCCTTGGCTCGAGATGGCAAGTCCCAACAAGCACCGGATTCTCCCAGCCCAGG gcatctttctCCTCTGGGTTGCTCTGCACTTCAGCACTTGGACCTCTTGTATACTGGCAG AGCCCGGGCCCATTTCAGGAGCACCCCTCGTCCCCAGCAGCTCAGTGAACAGCACAGGCATGATGAAC CTCACATGCCAGAGCTTCCAGTGTTCCGGGGAGCGATGCTACCATGACGAAGCTCATGGGAACAACACAGAGACCTgccacaacacaacacactgcGAG CTCTTCCGCCTCAACACTACCAGCTACACAGCCCGGTGCAGCAGTGAGTGTGGGGGAATCAACGGCACCGACATGTGCATGCAGAATGGCACCATCAGAATGAACTTGTGTTCAATGGAGTGCTGTAGCTCCCCAAACTGCCTGTTCCTCAACGCTACAGCCTACG GTGACCTGCCGCCCACCACAACGCCAGcgcccaccactaccaccaccaaagcaccccccaaaaat GGGAAAGTGTGCTCAAGCTTCACCTGCCATGGAGAAGGATGCTACAAGGGACAGAAGCATGCGGCCGGCTGCATCGTGGGCTTTGATTTTTGCGAG ATGAAGAAAACCGGCCCCCACTTTGTGGCTGGATGCAGCAAAGTCTGCAAAACGGCTGGCCCGCCATGCTCCATGGGGTCCAAGGTGCCCTGCTACCAGGAGTGCTGCCCGGCGATGCCCAAGACCAGCTGCCTGAAACTGGATGGCAAAGTGCACTTCAATGGGGCCAAGCAGGTGGCAGCCCTCACCCCCCTGCTCCAGCTGCTGGTGTGTGCAGCCGTCCTCAGCCTGAACTATGCTCTCCTGTTCTAG
- the LOC128418969 gene encoding uncharacterized protein LOC128418969 isoform X1, with protein sequence MRNAYTCSFPVAHSAGSYRIRSPWLEMASPNKHRILPAQGIFLLWVALHFSTWTSCILAGERAGWLCTGKGKVPCREAPGAQAEEETDHWNFLPLSSMHLLKHKHGFSCSQGFCSTQETISRSRDFLGSHTKGFTNVLLPLSEPGPISGAPLVPSSSVNSTGMMNLTCQSFQCSGERCYHDEAHGNNTETCHNTTHCELFRLNTTSYTARCSSECGGINGTDMCMQNGTIRMNLCSMECCSSPNCLFLNATAYGDLPPTTTPAPTTTTTKAPPKNGKVCSSFTCHGEGCYKGQKHAAGCIVGFDFCEMKKTGPHFVAGCSKVCKTAGPPCSMGSKVPCYQECCPAMPKTSCLKLDGKVHFNGAKQVAALTPLLQLLVCAAVLSLNYALLF encoded by the exons ATGAGAAATGCATACACATGTTCCTTCCCTGTTGCCCACTCTGCAGGGTCCTACAGGATTAGATCCCCTTGGCTCGAGATGGCAAGTCCCAACAAGCACCGGATTCTCCCAGCCCAGG gcatctttctCCTCTGGGTTGCTCTGCACTTCAGCACTTGGACCTCTTGTATACTGGCAGGTGAGAGGGCTGGCTGGCTATGTACTGGGAAGGGGAAGGTTCCATGTAGGGAGGCCCCTGGGGCACAGGCTGAGGAAGAGACAGACCATTGGAACTTCCTGCCACTTTCCTCTATGCACCTCCTGAAACATAAGCATGGCTTCAGTTGCAGTCAAGGCTTCTGCTCCACTCAGGAAACCATTAGCAGGAGCAGAGACTTCCTTGGCTCGCACACCAAGGGATTTACTAACGTCTTGCTTCCTCTTTCAGAGCCCGGGCCCATTTCAGGAGCACCCCTCGTCCCCAGCAGCTCAGTGAACAGCACAGGCATGATGAAC CTCACATGCCAGAGCTTCCAGTGTTCCGGGGAGCGATGCTACCATGACGAAGCTCATGGGAACAACACAGAGACCTgccacaacacaacacactgcGAG CTCTTCCGCCTCAACACTACCAGCTACACAGCCCGGTGCAGCAGTGAGTGTGGGGGAATCAACGGCACCGACATGTGCATGCAGAATGGCACCATCAGAATGAACTTGTGTTCAATGGAGTGCTGTAGCTCCCCAAACTGCCTGTTCCTCAACGCTACAGCCTACG GTGACCTGCCGCCCACCACAACGCCAGcgcccaccactaccaccaccaaagcaccccccaaaaat GGGAAAGTGTGCTCAAGCTTCACCTGCCATGGAGAAGGATGCTACAAGGGACAGAAGCATGCGGCCGGCTGCATCGTGGGCTTTGATTTTTGCGAG ATGAAGAAAACCGGCCCCCACTTTGTGGCTGGATGCAGCAAAGTCTGCAAAACGGCTGGCCCGCCATGCTCCATGGGGTCCAAGGTGCCCTGCTACCAGGAGTGCTGCCCGGCGATGCCCAAGACCAGCTGCCTGAAACTGGATGGCAAAGTGCACTTCAATGGGGCCAAGCAGGTGGCAGCCCTCACCCCCCTGCTCCAGCTGCTGGTGTGTGCAGCCGTCCTCAGCCTGAACTATGCTCTCCTGTTCTAG
- the SF3A3 gene encoding splicing factor 3A subunit 3 has product METILEQQRRYHEERERLMDVMVKEMLTRKSTLRDQINSDHRTRAMQDRYMEVSGNLRDLYDDKDGLRKEELSAISGPNEFAEFYNRLKQIKEFHRKHPNEICVPMSVEFEELLKARENPSEEAQNLVEFTDEEGYGRYLDLHDCYLKYINLKSSEKLDYITYLSTFDQLFDIPKERKNAEYRRYLEMLLEYLQDYTDRVKPLLDQNELFGKIQAEFEKKWENGTFPGWPKETSSALTHAGAHLDLSAFSSWEELASLGLDRLKSALLALGLKCGGTLEERAQRLFSTKGKSLEALDPSLFAKNPKTKGSKRDTERNKDLAFLEAQIYEHVEILGEQRQLTHENVQRKQARTGEEREEEEEEQISESESEDEENEIIYNPKNLPLGWDGKPIPYWLYKLHGLNINYNCEICGNYTYRGPKAFQRHFAEWRHAHGMRCLGIPNTAHFANVTQIEDAVSLWAKLKQQKASERWQPDTEEEYEDSSGNVVNKKTYEDLKRQGLL; this is encoded by the exons atggagACCATCCTGGAGCAGCAGCGCCGCTACCACGAGGAGCGCGAGCGGCTGATGGACGTCATGGTCAAGGAGATGCTCACGCGGAAGTCCACg CTTCGAGACCAGATCAACTCGGACCACCGCACGCGGGCCATGCAGGAT AGATACATGGAGGTGAGCGGCAACTTGAGAGACTTGTACGACGACAAAGACGG GTTGCGGAAGGAAGAACTCAGTGCCATTTCAGGACCCAATGAGTTTGCTGAGTTCTACAATCGTTTGAAGCAGATTAAAGAGTTCCATCGGAAACACCCAAATGAG ATTTGTGTGCCGATGTCGGTGGAGTTTGAGGAGCTCTTGAAGGCCCGGGAGAATCCCAGTGAAGAGGCTCAGA ACCTTGTGGAGTTCACTGATGAAGAAGGATATGGCCGCTACTTGGACCTGCATGACTGTTATCTCAAGTACATTAACCTCAAGTCGTCAGAG AAATTGGATTATATCACATACCTGTCCACTTTTGACCAGCTTTTTGACATTCCTAAGGAGAGGAAAAATGCTGAATACAGGAG GTATCTGGAGATGCTCCTAGAATACCTGCAGGATTATACAGACCGAGTGAAGCCATTGCTGGACCAGAACGAGCTGTTTGGCAAAATCCAGGCAGAATTTGAGAAGAAGTGGGAGAACGGCACTTTCCCTGGTTGGCCG AAAGAGACCAGCAGCGCCCTCACCCATGCTGGGGCCCACCTGGACCTGTCAGCCTTTTCTTCCTGGGAG GAATTGGCCTCCCTTGGACTGGACAGGCTGAAATCTGCACTGCTGGCTTTGGGTCTGAAATGTGGTGG gaCGCTAGAGGAACGTGCTCAGAGGCTGTTCAGCACCAAGGGCAAGTCTCTGGAGGCCCTTGACCCTTCTCTCTTTGCCAAGAACCCAAAGACAAAGGGGAGCAAGCG GGACACTGAGAGGAACAAGGACTTGGCTTTCCTGGAAGCTCAGATCTACGAGCATGTGGAGATTCTTGGG GAGCAGCGGCAGCTGACTCATGAGAACGTGCAGCGCAAGCAGGCACGGACCGGTGAGGaacgcgaggaggaggaggaggaacagatcAGCGAGAGTGAGAGTGAAGACGAAGAGAACGAAATCATCTACAACCCCAAGAACTTGCCCCTTGGGTGGGATGGCAAA CCCATCCCTTATTGGCTGTATAAGCTCCACGGCCTGAACATCAACTACAATTGTGAGATCTGTGGGAACTACACCTACCGTGGGCCCAAAGCTTTCCAACGACACTTTGCG GAATGGCGCCACGCCCATGGAATGCGATGCCTGGGAATCCCCAACACAGCTCACTTTGCCAACGTCACGCAGATTGAAGATGCTGTTTCAT TGTGGGCAAAGCTGAAGCAACAGAAGGCTTCGGAGAGGTGGCAGCCGGACACAGAA GAGGAATACGAGGATTCCAGTGGGAACGTGGTCAACAAGAAGACCTACGAAGATCTGAAGCGCCAAGGCCTGCTGTGA